GCCTACCGCGCGGTCGAGCTCGATGCCGACCGGCTCGGCGTGCTCTTCGCGGCGCTGGCGGGATACCGGGCGGCGGCGGCGGTCCCCGTGCTCCAGACGATCGTCGAGCGCGTCGGGCCCGACCTCTTCCACCCGAATCCGAGGGAACGGGCCGCCACGATCCGTGACGCGGTGGGCGAGGTCGTCGACCACCTCGAGGTCTTCCACCTGGCGCTCTTCCTGCTCGCGACCGGGAGCTACCTCGATGCGGCGCAGCTCCTCGAGCAGTTCCTCTCGATCTTCCCAAGCCGGGAAGTGATGTCCGCCGCGGGCGTCGCGTACCACAAGGAGGCGCTGCGGTACGCGCCCGTCCCCGAGTTCCGGCACCTCCTCGTGGTGGACGCCGCCACGCGCGTGCCGGCGACGAAGGGCGCGCCGCACCCGCTCTTCCGCCAGCGGCTGGAGCGGGCGATCTACTACTACACGCTCGCCGTGGACGCCGACCCGGCGTATGCGCCGGCGCTCAACAACCTCGGCGCCGCGTACCTCGACCTCGGCGAGCGCGAGCTCGCGCTCGGGAACATCAACCGCGCGCTCCGGGCGGACCCGGGGCTCGCCTCCGCGTACAACAACCGGGCGCTCGCCGCGCTCCAGGCGCGCGACACGAAGCGCGCGGAGGACGATTTGCTGACCGCGGCGCGGCTCGCGCCGGGCCAGCGCGAGATCGCCGCGAACCTCGCGCGGCTCTACGAGCTCGGGGGCCGGAGCGACGAGGCGCGCCGCTGGGCGCCGGCCCGGCCCGCCGAGGCCCCGCCGCGGAGCGACGCGCCCGACGTCGCGGGCGCCGTCACGCCGGGGATGCCCGTGGCGCGCCTGGCCGAGTGGATGGCCGAGCCCAGCACGCGGCAGATCCGGTTGCCCCTCGGGCGCAGCGCGGCGCGCGAGCTGACGCTCGTCGTGTGGAGACAGCGCGGCGTGGCGGTCGTCGCGCGCGACGGCCAGGTGGAGGCGGTCGGTGTTCTGCCGGGCGCGCTGGCGGTGACGGTGCGCGGCGTGCGCGGCGGCGACGGCGTCGCGCGGATCGAGGCGGTCTACGGCCGGCCCGCGGGCCTCGACGGAATCCAGGCGCTCAGCGTCTGGGGCTTCCCGTCGCGCCCGCTGGCGTTCTTCGTGGTGAACGACCGCGTCCAGGCGATCTGGGCCGGCCGGCCGGGGACTCGATAGCCCGGTTATCGGTTATCATGCTGGGTCACGTGGAGGCTCGAACGATCCGCTCCCTGGGTGTCGCGCTCGCGACGGTCGCGCTCCTCTCGCCCGCGCCCGCCTCCGCACAGTGGTGGAAGGACCCCCCGCCGCAGAGCCGCCTCGACCAGCGCATCACGGACGGCGGCGGGCAGACCGCGGGCCGGCTCAAGTGGGACGACGGCTACATCGAGGTGCAGGCGGGCGCGACGGCCGACAAGGTCCTCGCCCTCAACAAGGCGCACGAGCGCTCACTGGCCCTCGACGCCGCCCGCCAGCTCTGCTACCTGAAGCTCGCCGAGATCGTCGAGGGCGTGGCGATCGACGGTGTGACCATCGTCAAGAACGCGATGATCCTCGACCAGACCGTGCGCTCGACGGTCCAGGCGCGGATCAAGGGCGCGGTGATCGTCAGTGAGAACGTGAAAGACCTCGCCGACGGCTCGGTGTGGGCCGAGGTGGTCATGGGCCTCCGGCTGCGCGGGACCGGGAGCCTGACGGAGACGGTCGCGGGCTGGTCCGCGGCGCGCCCGGCCGA
This genomic stretch from Candidatus Methylomirabilota bacterium harbors:
- a CDS encoding M48 family metalloprotease codes for the protein MRPNALVLAALAVVAAGLDPAQAQERPLPLSEARRVFAAQGEQYGRLGDEHPTVVRVNAIFEKLLRAAGRRPGLLVEVDVLDTPKIIGESLRGGVIVVSRGLVDLAGSDDALAFVLAHELAHVTRDHHGLLDSLGVFGASVTPGKATVPPEQVVRAYRAVELDADRLGVLFAALAGYRAAAAVPVLQTIVERVGPDLFHPNPRERAATIRDAVGEVVDHLEVFHLALFLLATGSYLDAAQLLEQFLSIFPSREVMSAAGVAYHKEALRYAPVPEFRHLLVVDAATRVPATKGAPHPLFRQRLERAIYYYTLAVDADPAYAPALNNLGAAYLDLGERELALGNINRALRADPGLASAYNNRALAALQARDTKRAEDDLLTAARLAPGQREIAANLARLYELGGRSDEARRWAPARPAEAPPRSDAPDVAGAVTPGMPVARLAEWMAEPSTRQIRLPLGRSAARELTLVVWRQRGVAVVARDGQVEAVGVLPGALAVTVRGVRGGDGVARIEAVYGRPAGLDGIQALSVWGFPSRPLAFFVVNDRVQAIWAGRPGTR